In Ailuropoda melanoleuca isolate Jingjing chromosome X, ASM200744v2, whole genome shotgun sequence, a single genomic region encodes these proteins:
- the ARHGAP36 gene encoding rho GTPase-activating protein 36 isoform X3: MGGCNPFLKAARTLCPRIMPPLLFLSAFIFLVNVLGGAPGHNPDRRTKMISIHSLSELERLKLQETAYHELVARHFLSEFKPDRAVSLKTFGIRLEEVLVNELTRRKHLELTAAMQIEESTGQASGRRRGNVVQRLFGRIRRFFSSRRDEPSLPREFTRRGRRGAVSVDSLAELEDGALLLQTLQLSKISFPIGQRLLGSKRKMSLNPIAKQIPQVVEACCSFIEKHGLSAVGIFTLEYSEERVRELREEFDQGLDVVLDDTQNVHDVAALLKEFFRDMKDSLLPDDLYMSFLLTATLKPQDQLSALQLLVYLMPPCHSDTLERLLKALHKITENCEDSIGIDGQLVSGNRMTSTNLALVFGSALLKKGRFAKRESRKTRLGIDHYVASVNVVRAMIDNWDILFQVPPHIQKQVAKRVWKSSPEALDFIRRRNLRKIQSARIKMEEDALLSDPVENSAEAWAAVLAQSKPFDEGSSEEPAVPPGTAHSHDDEEGAGNPPIPEQDRPLLRVPREKQAKTGIGYFFP; encoded by the exons ATGGGTGGCTGCAATCCTTTTCTGAAGGCAGCAAGGACACTGTGCCCCAGAATCATGCCCCCTTTGCTGTTTCTGTCCGCCTTCATTTTTTTAGTGAACGTCCTGGGAGGAGCCCCAGGACACAATCCGGACCGCAGGACGAAGATGATATCAATACACAGTCTGTCCGAGCTGGAGCGTCTGAAGCTGCAAGAGACTGCTTACCACGAACTCGTGGCCAGACATTTCCTCTCTGAATTCAAACCTGATAGAG ccGTATCACTCAAGACATTTGGCATTCGTCTGGAAGAGGTGCTGGTGAACGAGCTTACCCGCCGCAAGCATCTTGAACTAACAGCAGCGATGCAGATTGAAGAATCCACCGGTCAGGCGTCGGGCCGTCGTCGGGGAAACGTGGTGCAAAGGCTGTTTGGCCGCATCAGGCGCTTTTTCAGTAGCAGGCGGGATGAGCCCTCCTTGCCCCGGGAGTTTACTCGCCGTGGGCGTCGA GGTGCAGTATCTGTGGACAGCCTGGCCGAACTGGAGGATGGGGCCCTGCTGCTGCAGACCCTGCAACTTTCCAAGATTTCCTTTCCAATTGGCCAGCGACTTCTGGGATCCAAAAGGAAGATGAGCCTCAATCCGATTGCTAAACAAATCCCCCAGGTCGTTGAGGCTTGCTGCAGCTTCATTGAAAAACATG GCTTAAGCGCTGTGGGGATTTTCACCCTGGAATACTCGGAGGAGAGAGTTCGTGAG CTCCGTGAAGAATTTGATCAAGGTCTGGACGTCGTGCTGGATGACACTCAGAATGTGCATGATGTGGCTGCACTCCTCAAGGAGTTTTTCCGTGACATGAAGGACTCTCTGCTGCCCGATGATCTGTACATGTCCTTCCTTCTGACAGCAA CTCTAAAGCCGCAGGATCAGCTTTCTGCCCTGCAACTGCTGGTTTACCTGATGCCACCCTGCCATAGTGACACCCTGGAGCGTCTGCTGAAGGCCTTGCATAAAATCACTGAGAACTGCGAGGACTCCATTGGCATTGATGGACAattg GTTTCAGGCAACCGTATGACTTCCACCAATTTGGCTCTGGTGTTTGGATCTGCTCTCCTGAAGAAGGGGAGATTTGCCAAGAGGGAGTCCAGGAAGACAAGACTGGGGATTGATCACTATGTTGCTTCTGTCAATGTGGTCCGTGCCATGATTGATAACTGGGATATCCTTTTCCAG GTGCCTCCCCATATTCAGAAGCAGGTTGCTAAGCGCGTGTGGAAATCCAGTCCTGAAGCCCTGGATTTTATCAGACGCAGGAATTTGAGGAAGATCCA GAGTGCACGCATAAAGATGGAAGAGGATGCTTTACTTTCTGATCCAGTGGAAAATTCTGCTGAAGCCTGGGCTGCTGTCCTTGCTCAGAGCAAGCCCTTTGATGAAG GTTCCTCTGAGGAGCCAGCTGTGCCTCCCGGCACTGCCCATTCCCATGACGATGAGGAAGGAGCGGGTAACCCCCCCATTCCGGAGCAAGACCGCCCATTGCTCCGTGTTCCCCGGGAGAAACAGGCCAAAACTGGCATCGGCTACTTCTTTCCTTAG
- the ARHGAP36 gene encoding rho GTPase-activating protein 36 isoform X2 codes for MAWILDCLFASAFEPRPRRVNVLGGAPGHNPDRRTKMISIHSLSELERLKLQETAYHELVARHFLSEFKPDRALPIDRPNTFEKWFLILRGQQRAVSLKTFGIRLEEVLVNELTRRKHLELTAAMQIEESTGQASGRRRGNVVQRLFGRIRRFFSSRRDEPSLPREFTRRGRRGAVSVDSLAELEDGALLLQTLQLSKISFPIGQRLLGSKRKMSLNPIAKQIPQVVEACCSFIEKHGLSAVGIFTLEYSEERVRELREEFDQGLDVVLDDTQNVHDVAALLKEFFRDMKDSLLPDDLYMSFLLTATLKPQDQLSALQLLVYLMPPCHSDTLERLLKALHKITENCEDSIGIDGQLVSGNRMTSTNLALVFGSALLKKGRFAKRESRKTRLGIDHYVASVNVVRAMIDNWDILFQVPPHIQKQVAKRVWKSSPEALDFIRRRNLRKIQSARIKMEEDALLSDPVENSAEAWAAVLAQSKPFDEGSSEEPAVPPGTAHSHDDEEGAGNPPIPEQDRPLLRVPREKQAKTGIGYFFP; via the exons TGAACGTCCTGGGAGGAGCCCCAGGACACAATCCGGACCGCAGGACGAAGATGATATCAATACACAGTCTGTCCGAGCTGGAGCGTCTGAAGCTGCAAGAGACTGCTTACCACGAACTCGTGGCCAGACATTTCCTCTCTGAATTCAAACCTGATAGAG CTCTACCTATTGACCGTCCAAACACCTTTGAGAAGTGGTTTCTGATTCTGAGAGGACAGCAGAGGG ccGTATCACTCAAGACATTTGGCATTCGTCTGGAAGAGGTGCTGGTGAACGAGCTTACCCGCCGCAAGCATCTTGAACTAACAGCAGCGATGCAGATTGAAGAATCCACCGGTCAGGCGTCGGGCCGTCGTCGGGGAAACGTGGTGCAAAGGCTGTTTGGCCGCATCAGGCGCTTTTTCAGTAGCAGGCGGGATGAGCCCTCCTTGCCCCGGGAGTTTACTCGCCGTGGGCGTCGA GGTGCAGTATCTGTGGACAGCCTGGCCGAACTGGAGGATGGGGCCCTGCTGCTGCAGACCCTGCAACTTTCCAAGATTTCCTTTCCAATTGGCCAGCGACTTCTGGGATCCAAAAGGAAGATGAGCCTCAATCCGATTGCTAAACAAATCCCCCAGGTCGTTGAGGCTTGCTGCAGCTTCATTGAAAAACATG GCTTAAGCGCTGTGGGGATTTTCACCCTGGAATACTCGGAGGAGAGAGTTCGTGAG CTCCGTGAAGAATTTGATCAAGGTCTGGACGTCGTGCTGGATGACACTCAGAATGTGCATGATGTGGCTGCACTCCTCAAGGAGTTTTTCCGTGACATGAAGGACTCTCTGCTGCCCGATGATCTGTACATGTCCTTCCTTCTGACAGCAA CTCTAAAGCCGCAGGATCAGCTTTCTGCCCTGCAACTGCTGGTTTACCTGATGCCACCCTGCCATAGTGACACCCTGGAGCGTCTGCTGAAGGCCTTGCATAAAATCACTGAGAACTGCGAGGACTCCATTGGCATTGATGGACAattg GTTTCAGGCAACCGTATGACTTCCACCAATTTGGCTCTGGTGTTTGGATCTGCTCTCCTGAAGAAGGGGAGATTTGCCAAGAGGGAGTCCAGGAAGACAAGACTGGGGATTGATCACTATGTTGCTTCTGTCAATGTGGTCCGTGCCATGATTGATAACTGGGATATCCTTTTCCAG GTGCCTCCCCATATTCAGAAGCAGGTTGCTAAGCGCGTGTGGAAATCCAGTCCTGAAGCCCTGGATTTTATCAGACGCAGGAATTTGAGGAAGATCCA GAGTGCACGCATAAAGATGGAAGAGGATGCTTTACTTTCTGATCCAGTGGAAAATTCTGCTGAAGCCTGGGCTGCTGTCCTTGCTCAGAGCAAGCCCTTTGATGAAG GTTCCTCTGAGGAGCCAGCTGTGCCTCCCGGCACTGCCCATTCCCATGACGATGAGGAAGGAGCGGGTAACCCCCCCATTCCGGAGCAAGACCGCCCATTGCTCCGTGTTCCCCGGGAGAAACAGGCCAAAACTGGCATCGGCTACTTCTTTCCTTAG
- the ARHGAP36 gene encoding rho GTPase-activating protein 36 isoform X4, with the protein MISIHSLSELERLKLQETAYHELVARHFLSEFKPDRALPIDRPNTFEKWFLILRGQQRAVSLKTFGIRLEEVLVNELTRRKHLELTAAMQIEESTGQASGRRRGNVVQRLFGRIRRFFSSRRDEPSLPREFTRRGRRGAVSVDSLAELEDGALLLQTLQLSKISFPIGQRLLGSKRKMSLNPIAKQIPQVVEACCSFIEKHGLSAVGIFTLEYSEERVRELREEFDQGLDVVLDDTQNVHDVAALLKEFFRDMKDSLLPDDLYMSFLLTATLKPQDQLSALQLLVYLMPPCHSDTLERLLKALHKITENCEDSIGIDGQLVSGNRMTSTNLALVFGSALLKKGRFAKRESRKTRLGIDHYVASVNVVRAMIDNWDILFQVPPHIQKQVAKRVWKSSPEALDFIRRRNLRKIQSARIKMEEDALLSDPVENSAEAWAAVLAQSKPFDEGSSEEPAVPPGTAHSHDDEEGAGNPPIPEQDRPLLRVPREKQAKTGIGYFFP; encoded by the exons ATGATATCAATACACAGTCTGTCCGAGCTGGAGCGTCTGAAGCTGCAAGAGACTGCTTACCACGAACTCGTGGCCAGACATTTCCTCTCTGAATTCAAACCTGATAGAG CTCTACCTATTGACCGTCCAAACACCTTTGAGAAGTGGTTTCTGATTCTGAGAGGACAGCAGAGGG ccGTATCACTCAAGACATTTGGCATTCGTCTGGAAGAGGTGCTGGTGAACGAGCTTACCCGCCGCAAGCATCTTGAACTAACAGCAGCGATGCAGATTGAAGAATCCACCGGTCAGGCGTCGGGCCGTCGTCGGGGAAACGTGGTGCAAAGGCTGTTTGGCCGCATCAGGCGCTTTTTCAGTAGCAGGCGGGATGAGCCCTCCTTGCCCCGGGAGTTTACTCGCCGTGGGCGTCGA GGTGCAGTATCTGTGGACAGCCTGGCCGAACTGGAGGATGGGGCCCTGCTGCTGCAGACCCTGCAACTTTCCAAGATTTCCTTTCCAATTGGCCAGCGACTTCTGGGATCCAAAAGGAAGATGAGCCTCAATCCGATTGCTAAACAAATCCCCCAGGTCGTTGAGGCTTGCTGCAGCTTCATTGAAAAACATG GCTTAAGCGCTGTGGGGATTTTCACCCTGGAATACTCGGAGGAGAGAGTTCGTGAG CTCCGTGAAGAATTTGATCAAGGTCTGGACGTCGTGCTGGATGACACTCAGAATGTGCATGATGTGGCTGCACTCCTCAAGGAGTTTTTCCGTGACATGAAGGACTCTCTGCTGCCCGATGATCTGTACATGTCCTTCCTTCTGACAGCAA CTCTAAAGCCGCAGGATCAGCTTTCTGCCCTGCAACTGCTGGTTTACCTGATGCCACCCTGCCATAGTGACACCCTGGAGCGTCTGCTGAAGGCCTTGCATAAAATCACTGAGAACTGCGAGGACTCCATTGGCATTGATGGACAattg GTTTCAGGCAACCGTATGACTTCCACCAATTTGGCTCTGGTGTTTGGATCTGCTCTCCTGAAGAAGGGGAGATTTGCCAAGAGGGAGTCCAGGAAGACAAGACTGGGGATTGATCACTATGTTGCTTCTGTCAATGTGGTCCGTGCCATGATTGATAACTGGGATATCCTTTTCCAG GTGCCTCCCCATATTCAGAAGCAGGTTGCTAAGCGCGTGTGGAAATCCAGTCCTGAAGCCCTGGATTTTATCAGACGCAGGAATTTGAGGAAGATCCA GAGTGCACGCATAAAGATGGAAGAGGATGCTTTACTTTCTGATCCAGTGGAAAATTCTGCTGAAGCCTGGGCTGCTGTCCTTGCTCAGAGCAAGCCCTTTGATGAAG GTTCCTCTGAGGAGCCAGCTGTGCCTCCCGGCACTGCCCATTCCCATGACGATGAGGAAGGAGCGGGTAACCCCCCCATTCCGGAGCAAGACCGCCCATTGCTCCGTGTTCCCCGGGAGAAACAGGCCAAAACTGGCATCGGCTACTTCTTTCCTTAG
- the ARHGAP36 gene encoding rho GTPase-activating protein 36 isoform X5 yields the protein MQIEESTGQASGRRRGNVVQRLFGRIRRFFSSRRDEPSLPREFTRRGRRGAVSVDSLAELEDGALLLQTLQLSKISFPIGQRLLGSKRKMSLNPIAKQIPQVVEACCSFIEKHGLSAVGIFTLEYSEERVRELREEFDQGLDVVLDDTQNVHDVAALLKEFFRDMKDSLLPDDLYMSFLLTATLKPQDQLSALQLLVYLMPPCHSDTLERLLKALHKITENCEDSIGIDGQLVSGNRMTSTNLALVFGSALLKKGRFAKRESRKTRLGIDHYVASVNVVRAMIDNWDILFQVPPHIQKQVAKRVWKSSPEALDFIRRRNLRKIQSARIKMEEDALLSDPVENSAEAWAAVLAQSKPFDEGSSEEPAVPPGTAHSHDDEEGAGNPPIPEQDRPLLRVPREKQAKTGIGYFFP from the exons ATGCAGATTGAAGAATCCACCGGTCAGGCGTCGGGCCGTCGTCGGGGAAACGTGGTGCAAAGGCTGTTTGGCCGCATCAGGCGCTTTTTCAGTAGCAGGCGGGATGAGCCCTCCTTGCCCCGGGAGTTTACTCGCCGTGGGCGTCGA GGTGCAGTATCTGTGGACAGCCTGGCCGAACTGGAGGATGGGGCCCTGCTGCTGCAGACCCTGCAACTTTCCAAGATTTCCTTTCCAATTGGCCAGCGACTTCTGGGATCCAAAAGGAAGATGAGCCTCAATCCGATTGCTAAACAAATCCCCCAGGTCGTTGAGGCTTGCTGCAGCTTCATTGAAAAACATG GCTTAAGCGCTGTGGGGATTTTCACCCTGGAATACTCGGAGGAGAGAGTTCGTGAG CTCCGTGAAGAATTTGATCAAGGTCTGGACGTCGTGCTGGATGACACTCAGAATGTGCATGATGTGGCTGCACTCCTCAAGGAGTTTTTCCGTGACATGAAGGACTCTCTGCTGCCCGATGATCTGTACATGTCCTTCCTTCTGACAGCAA CTCTAAAGCCGCAGGATCAGCTTTCTGCCCTGCAACTGCTGGTTTACCTGATGCCACCCTGCCATAGTGACACCCTGGAGCGTCTGCTGAAGGCCTTGCATAAAATCACTGAGAACTGCGAGGACTCCATTGGCATTGATGGACAattg GTTTCAGGCAACCGTATGACTTCCACCAATTTGGCTCTGGTGTTTGGATCTGCTCTCCTGAAGAAGGGGAGATTTGCCAAGAGGGAGTCCAGGAAGACAAGACTGGGGATTGATCACTATGTTGCTTCTGTCAATGTGGTCCGTGCCATGATTGATAACTGGGATATCCTTTTCCAG GTGCCTCCCCATATTCAGAAGCAGGTTGCTAAGCGCGTGTGGAAATCCAGTCCTGAAGCCCTGGATTTTATCAGACGCAGGAATTTGAGGAAGATCCA GAGTGCACGCATAAAGATGGAAGAGGATGCTTTACTTTCTGATCCAGTGGAAAATTCTGCTGAAGCCTGGGCTGCTGTCCTTGCTCAGAGCAAGCCCTTTGATGAAG GTTCCTCTGAGGAGCCAGCTGTGCCTCCCGGCACTGCCCATTCCCATGACGATGAGGAAGGAGCGGGTAACCCCCCCATTCCGGAGCAAGACCGCCCATTGCTCCGTGTTCCCCGGGAGAAACAGGCCAAAACTGGCATCGGCTACTTCTTTCCTTAG
- the ARHGAP36 gene encoding rho GTPase-activating protein 36 isoform X1 — translation MGGCNPFLKAARTLCPRIMPPLLFLSAFIFLVNVLGGAPGHNPDRRTKMISIHSLSELERLKLQETAYHELVARHFLSEFKPDRALPIDRPNTFEKWFLILRGQQRAVSLKTFGIRLEEVLVNELTRRKHLELTAAMQIEESTGQASGRRRGNVVQRLFGRIRRFFSSRRDEPSLPREFTRRGRRGAVSVDSLAELEDGALLLQTLQLSKISFPIGQRLLGSKRKMSLNPIAKQIPQVVEACCSFIEKHGLSAVGIFTLEYSEERVRELREEFDQGLDVVLDDTQNVHDVAALLKEFFRDMKDSLLPDDLYMSFLLTATLKPQDQLSALQLLVYLMPPCHSDTLERLLKALHKITENCEDSIGIDGQLVSGNRMTSTNLALVFGSALLKKGRFAKRESRKTRLGIDHYVASVNVVRAMIDNWDILFQVPPHIQKQVAKRVWKSSPEALDFIRRRNLRKIQSARIKMEEDALLSDPVENSAEAWAAVLAQSKPFDEGSSEEPAVPPGTAHSHDDEEGAGNPPIPEQDRPLLRVPREKQAKTGIGYFFP, via the exons ATGGGTGGCTGCAATCCTTTTCTGAAGGCAGCAAGGACACTGTGCCCCAGAATCATGCCCCCTTTGCTGTTTCTGTCCGCCTTCATTTTTTTAGTGAACGTCCTGGGAGGAGCCCCAGGACACAATCCGGACCGCAGGACGAAGATGATATCAATACACAGTCTGTCCGAGCTGGAGCGTCTGAAGCTGCAAGAGACTGCTTACCACGAACTCGTGGCCAGACATTTCCTCTCTGAATTCAAACCTGATAGAG CTCTACCTATTGACCGTCCAAACACCTTTGAGAAGTGGTTTCTGATTCTGAGAGGACAGCAGAGGG ccGTATCACTCAAGACATTTGGCATTCGTCTGGAAGAGGTGCTGGTGAACGAGCTTACCCGCCGCAAGCATCTTGAACTAACAGCAGCGATGCAGATTGAAGAATCCACCGGTCAGGCGTCGGGCCGTCGTCGGGGAAACGTGGTGCAAAGGCTGTTTGGCCGCATCAGGCGCTTTTTCAGTAGCAGGCGGGATGAGCCCTCCTTGCCCCGGGAGTTTACTCGCCGTGGGCGTCGA GGTGCAGTATCTGTGGACAGCCTGGCCGAACTGGAGGATGGGGCCCTGCTGCTGCAGACCCTGCAACTTTCCAAGATTTCCTTTCCAATTGGCCAGCGACTTCTGGGATCCAAAAGGAAGATGAGCCTCAATCCGATTGCTAAACAAATCCCCCAGGTCGTTGAGGCTTGCTGCAGCTTCATTGAAAAACATG GCTTAAGCGCTGTGGGGATTTTCACCCTGGAATACTCGGAGGAGAGAGTTCGTGAG CTCCGTGAAGAATTTGATCAAGGTCTGGACGTCGTGCTGGATGACACTCAGAATGTGCATGATGTGGCTGCACTCCTCAAGGAGTTTTTCCGTGACATGAAGGACTCTCTGCTGCCCGATGATCTGTACATGTCCTTCCTTCTGACAGCAA CTCTAAAGCCGCAGGATCAGCTTTCTGCCCTGCAACTGCTGGTTTACCTGATGCCACCCTGCCATAGTGACACCCTGGAGCGTCTGCTGAAGGCCTTGCATAAAATCACTGAGAACTGCGAGGACTCCATTGGCATTGATGGACAattg GTTTCAGGCAACCGTATGACTTCCACCAATTTGGCTCTGGTGTTTGGATCTGCTCTCCTGAAGAAGGGGAGATTTGCCAAGAGGGAGTCCAGGAAGACAAGACTGGGGATTGATCACTATGTTGCTTCTGTCAATGTGGTCCGTGCCATGATTGATAACTGGGATATCCTTTTCCAG GTGCCTCCCCATATTCAGAAGCAGGTTGCTAAGCGCGTGTGGAAATCCAGTCCTGAAGCCCTGGATTTTATCAGACGCAGGAATTTGAGGAAGATCCA GAGTGCACGCATAAAGATGGAAGAGGATGCTTTACTTTCTGATCCAGTGGAAAATTCTGCTGAAGCCTGGGCTGCTGTCCTTGCTCAGAGCAAGCCCTTTGATGAAG GTTCCTCTGAGGAGCCAGCTGTGCCTCCCGGCACTGCCCATTCCCATGACGATGAGGAAGGAGCGGGTAACCCCCCCATTCCGGAGCAAGACCGCCCATTGCTCCGTGTTCCCCGGGAGAAACAGGCCAAAACTGGCATCGGCTACTTCTTTCCTTAG